Genomic window (Theileria annulata chromosome 4, complete sequence, *** SEQUENCING IN PROGRESS ***):
AAAACCTATTCTATAAATTCACTAGAACAATCTTCCTCAATACAATCGGAATCTTACATATAtgaaaaaaaatttatcgATTTTGTAGATAACgatgaatatataaaactGTTTAACcattgtataaatttaggAGGTGATGCAGCAAGATATTCTCTTAAAAGAGTACATCTATTGTCACATCATTTGGGATCGGATGTAACACATGAATACTTGGTTCCATTTTTATCAAgtaatttactaaattcaaacaaattataaatatatataaatagataaatattctatttaaatattttggataatttaaggataataattatatataggCTTGCAAAAAACAGCTGACATTTCATTATTACCTTCATTCTGTGATTCCTGGTTCCTtctttataaaaatgtagATGAAATCGAAACAttacttttaatttttaaaggGTTTGAGTTTTTCCTATCGCACGAAAATCCAGAAATAAGAGAaaaggtatttttaaaatttatctgATCTTTAGGCAATAAAAGTTGTAATGCTGATAGTGGATAGCTCAATCAAATCGAAAAAAAATGGAATGGACTCGAGTCTAGAACTTGTTAACTCAGTGTTATGCCCAATGATAGGATCATTTGTGGAAAGtaagtttaataaaaataaaggtATTTAGACGATTGGTTCCCAAGCGCTACATCAGCATGTTACCTAATACcgaaaatatattcatacGCCTCAGAAAAATCACAAAACGAACTTAGacagtaattttaaaattaatttaatgataaatagAGCATTTCAAAAACTATGTGACTCGGAAACACTGACAGTAAAAATAGCGGCAGCAAAAAATCTTAAAGATGTAATATCATTAGTAGAACCAGAACACGCAATCTCTATGTTCTGGCTGGTTCTGAAAAACATGTCAATAGATAACGAAGAAGAAATAAGAATGCTGGCGGTGGATAGTTGCCTAGTTTTTGCAAAGCAATGCACATCAGAACAGAACTTAAACCTGAATATACCACTCCTAAAGGCAGCATCGGAGGATACATCATGGAAAGTAAGAGAGTTTGTTGGactaaattttataaaagtAAGTTGAATATACAACAATTTATAATGTAGGTGTATGAGACTTTTGATGAgttagtagttaaggatAATTTGTTCGATTCCCATGTAAATTTACTATGCGATAACAACGACAGAGTAAAAGCGTCATCAATTCgatcattttcaaattgGTCAGGAATCCTTTCACAGGAACTAATCGAGTCGTACGTACCAATACTAGATAATTTGACGAAAAAGTCAAATAAAGATATAAGACAAAGCGTGTGTAAAACACTCGCACTCTTCGCAATGAAGCTTAAAAAGAAGCATGTGCTGACAATACTAAGACCAACAATACAACTACTCTTGACAGATGAGTCAATGGAAG
Coding sequences:
- a CDS encoding phosphorylase phosphatase, putative (Tap349h10.p1c.cand.192 - score = 57.37;~SMART 4 pfam:HEAT (PF02985) domains at aa 203-239, E()=6.20e-02; 395-433, E()=2.70e-02; 474-512, E()=3.30e-05; 563-601, E()=1.60e-04) gives rise to the protein MDSIPSQCASHKTYSINSLEQSSSIQSESYIYEKKFIDFVDNDEYIKLFNHCINLGGDAARYSLKRVHLLSHHLGSDVTHEYLVPFLSSLQKTADISLLPSFCDSWFLLYKNVDEIETLLLIFKGFEFFLSHENPEIREKAIKVVMLIVDSSIKSKKNGMDSSLELVNSVLCPMIGSFVENDWFPSATSACYLIPKIYSYASEKSQNELRQAFQKLCDSETLTVKIAAAKNLKDVISLVEPEHAISMFWLVLKNMSIDNEEEIRMLAVDSCLVFAKQCTSEQNLNLNIPLLKAASEDTSWKVREFVGLNFIKVYETFDELVVKDNLFDSHVNLLCDNNDRVKASSIRSFSNWSGILSQELIESYVPILDNLTKKSNKDIRQSVCKTLALFAMKLKKKHVLTILRPTIQLLLTDESMEVRLRVVENIHLISDREEFYGMIGEKLIETIDTSIDNSIWRNRLVIAEQLTSFFSHFGATIFEQSFLNVLFRLLVDDVWKVRNAVLISLEKICNECGSIWAVKFILSELKTMYLTPRQSTYTKKNKIKSSIKIVIIQSLVAVAKSIDVENTIEHIIPLILNSLTDTIPNIRFVAVNSLANIFIIYKNEKPELFLQAKCALIKMCQDSDEDVKYFAKRALDTYERSFTDHLAM